GCGGTCGCGGTACTCCTCGCCGGCCATTCCCCCGCCCGCGAGGGCCTTGAGGTCCATGCCCGCGCAGAACGCGCCGCCGGCGCCGGTCAGCACGATCGAGCGGACGCCGTCGTCGGCGTCGGCGTCGAGCCAGCCGTCGTGGAGGCCGACGAGCATCGGGAGCGAAAGCGCGTTCCTGGCTTCGGGCCGGTTGAGCGTGAGCACCAGTGTGGCGCCCTCACGCCGCACGGTGAGGTGTTCGGTCCCACCCATCTGCCCATCTCCCCTCGGTAAGAACGAGAACAGGTTGCAGTAGGCGGGGAGGCACTTCAAGGGAACTCCGACCATTTTCTGACAGGCAGTCAGATTTTCCGGTGCGGGCCCTTCCCACTTGTGGCGCCCTTTGCTCTGATGACCGGCGAACCGGTGGATCGCCAGGCCCGCACAGGTCAGGAGGAGCGGTGGAGTACAACCTTGCCGATCTGTTCGAGTCGGTCGTCGACGTGGTGCCGGACCGTGAGGCGCTCGTCTACCTGGACCACCCCGGGACCGGCGCGGAGCGCCGCCTGACGTACGCGGAGCTGGACGCGGCCGCCAACCGCGTCGCCCACCACCTGATCGACAGCGGGATCCGGCCCGGCGAGCACCTGGGCCTGCACCTGTACAACGGCGTCGAGTACCTCCAGACGGTCCTGGGCTGCCTGAAGGCACGGGTCGTCCCGGTCAACGTCAACTACCGCTACGTCGAAGAGGAGCTGGTGTACCTCTACCGGGACGCGGACCTGGTGGCGCTGGTCTTCGACGGGGAGTTCGGCGACCGGGTGGCGGCGGCGCTGCCGCGTGCGCCGAAGCTGCGGCTGCTGCTGCGGGTGGGCACGGCGGCGGAGGAGGTGCCCGGCGCGACGCCGTTCACCGGGGCCGAGGCGGCCGCGTCCCCGGAGCGGGGCTTCCCGGCGCGCTCGGGCGACGACCAGTTCATCATCTACACCGGCGGGACGACCGGCATGCCCAAGGGCGTCATGTGGCGCCAGGAGGACCTGTTCTTCGCGGGCCTCGGCGGTGGCGCGCCGACGGGCGAGCCGGTGAAGACGCCCGGGGAACTGGCCGAACGGGTCGCGGCCGGCGGGTCGGGGATCACCTTCTTCCCCACTCCCCCGCTGATGCACGGCACCTCCACCCTCACGGCGTTCATCGGCTTCGGCTTCGGCCAGCGCGTCGTGCTGCACCGCAAGTTCGTGCCCGAGGAGGTCCTGCGCACCATCGAGCGGGAGAGGGTGACCAGCGTCTCGCTGGTCGGCGACGCCATGCTGCGGCCGCTGGTCGACGCGCTCGCCGGGCCGCTGAAGGGCACGGACTGCTCGGCGCTGTTCAGCGTCTCCTCGTCGGGCGCCGTCCTGTCGGAGACGGTGCGCCGGCAGTTCCGCGCACTGGTGCCGAACGCCCTGCTGCTGAACAACTTCGGCTCCTCCGAGTCCGGCTTCAACGGCACCGCGACCGAGGACGCGGGACCCGAGCGGGGCTTCCGCGTCCGGGTCAACTCCCGGACCCGCGTGGTGGACCCGGTGACGCACGAACCCGTGGCCGCGGGGGCGATCGGCCGGGTGGCGCAGTGCGGCCACGTACCGCTCGGCTACTACAACGACCCCCGCAAGACCGCCGAGACGTTCTTCGAGCGGGACGGGCGGCGCTGGGTGCTGCTCGGCGACATGGCCACGGTGGACGAGGAGGGCGTGGTCACCGTCCTCGGCCGGGGCTCGCAGTGCATCAACACCGGCGGCGAGAAGGTGTACCCGGAGGAGGTCGAGCAGGCGCTCAAGGCACATCCGGACGTGTACGACGCCCTGGTCGCCGGGGTGCCCGACGCCACCTGGGGCAGTCATGTGGCGGCCGTGGTGCAACTGCGCGCGGGGGCCCGGCGGTTGTCCCTGGGTGACCTCCAGGACCACTGCCGCGCCCATCTCGCCGGGTACAAGATCCCGCGCCGGCTCGTGCTCACGGAGGACATCCGGCGCTCGCCGAGCGGAAAGGCGGACTACCGGTGGGCCCGTGAGGTGGCGGCGGCTGACGCCTCCCGCCGGTAGCCGCGAGGCGGGGGTGACCGGCACAGTCTTTGCGCACGGTTGACCCGGGACGTTGAACGGAGGGCGAAGCGGGGCCGTACGGAGGTCGGCGGCCCGGCGCCCGCGGGCCCGGTCCGCCGTGCCATCACCGGGTTTCGCACGGAAGGACCTACGGGTGCCGCACCTCACGCCCCCTCGTCAGCTGCCGGACGCCGCGGCGGGGGCCGATCCCGACGCCGTGGCGGACCCCGACACCACCGCGGCACCGGACGGCACGGCCGTGACCGGACCGGCGGAGCCGGACGGGCCGGACACCAGCGCGACACCGGACGGCCCCGGGGCCGCGCCGTCGGGCCGTCCCGGCTGGTTCGGATGGCGGCGGCGCAGCCCTCGGGCCGCGCGGGCCGTGCGGGTCGGCACGAGTCTGCTGGCCGCCGCGCTGGTGCTCGTCGTGCTGCTCGTGCCCAACCGCCTGGACTGGATCACGGTCCAGTCGTTCCTGCGCCTCCCGGTGGAGGCGATCCTGCTCGCGGCGCTCCTGCTCGCACTGCCGCCGCGGCCGCGGCGCACCACGGCGGCGGCCCTGGGGGTGTTCCTCGGCCTGTCGGCCGTCCTGAAGTGCCTCGACATGGGCTTCCGCCAGACGCTGGCCCGGCCGTTCGACCTGGTCTTCGACTGGGTGCTGCTGAGCGACGCGGCGGACTGGACGAAGGACTCCTTCGGCCGCTCGGGAGAGCTGTTCGCGGTGATCGGGGTCATCGTCCTGGTGGTCGTCGTGCTCGCGGTGAGCGCGCTCGCGACGGTCAGGCTGGCCGGCGAGCTGGCCCGGCACCGCCCGGTGGCCGTGCGCACCACCCTGGTCCTCGGCATCGTGTGGGTCATCTGCTTCACCCTGGGCGTGCAGTTCGGCGGCGTCACCTTCGCCACCAAGGGCTATGCCCAGTACCTCTCCAACCGGGTGCAGTACGTCCGCGACGGCCTCGGGGACGCCGACGTGTACAAGAAGGAGATGGCCGTCGACGCCTTCGCCAGGACGCCGCCCGACCGGCTGCTGACGGGGCTGCGCGGCAAGGACGTGATGCTCACCTTCATCGAGAGCTACGGCCGGGTGGCGATCGACGACCCGGCGATGGCACCGCAGATCGACGCGACGCTCCGGGCGGGCGACGCCCGGCTCAGGTCGGCCGGCTTCTCCTCGCGCAGCGGCTGGCTCAGGTCGCCCGTGACGGGCGCGGGCAGCTGGCTCGCCCACTCCACGTTCCTGTCCGGCACCTGGGTCAAGAACCAGCAGCGGTACCGGAGTCTGACCACCGGTGACCGCGCCACGCTCACCAGCTACTTCCGCAGGACCGGCGCCTGGCGCACCGTCGGCATCGTGCCCGGCGTGCGCAAGTCCTGGCCCGAGGGCAGGTACTTCGGCCTCGACCACATCTACGACTCCACGCACCTCGGTTACCGGGGCCCGTACTTCAGCTGGACGCCGGTGCCGGACCAGTTCAGCCTGGAGGCCTTCCAGAAGCTGGAGCACGGCAAGAAGAACCGGGACCCGGTCATGGCCGAGATCATCCTGGCTTCCAGCCACAACCCGTGGTCCCCCATCGCCCACATGATCGACTGGAAGGACCTCGGGGACGGCAAGGTCTTCTACCGGATCAAGAAGGAGGGCACGGACCCCACGGAGGTCTGGAAGAGCGCCGAGCGGGTGCGGACCGAGTACCGCAAGGCCATCCAGTACTCGCTGGACAGCCTGACCCAGTGGGTGCAGCGCTACGGCGACAAGAACACCGTGCTGGTCTTCCTCGGCGACCACCAGCCCGTCCCGACGGTCACCGGGGGGAGCACCAGCAGGGACGTGCCGGTGACCATCGTCGCCCGCGACCCGAAGGTGCTGGACCGGGTCGCCGGCTGGGGCTGGACCGAGGGGCTCAAGCCCGCGCACGACGCCCCGGAGTGGAGCATGGACAAGTTCCGCGACCGCTTCATGACGGCGTACGGCCCCGCCCGCTGACCGGCGCGGGCCGGGCGGCGGCGGGGTCCGCGCCGGTGGCCCGGTCCGCGTCCAGGAAGGCGACGATCTCGCGGACGAAGTGCTCCGGGTCGTCCAGCCACGGGAAGTGGGCGGCCCCGGGCTGCACGGTGAGCGTCGCGTCAGGGAAGGCCCCGGCGGTGCGGCGGGCCAGCTCGGGGCGGGGGCCGCCGTCCCACTCGCCCGCGTACACCAGGACCGGGGCGGCCAGGGCGGCGAGCGCGGCGCGGGTGGCGTCCGGGGTGAAGGCGCCCTCGCCGAAGTAGCGTTCGCCCGCCTCGTCGTTGGTCTGCCGCTCCTCGGGCTCCACGTGCGCCCGGGCGGCGTCGTCCCAGCGGCCGTAGAAGAACGGCAGGAACACCTCGTCGAAGTCGCCGTCGCCGGTCAGCCAGGACTCGAACGCGGGGAACGCCTGCGCGAACCAGGGCTCGCCCGACCGCAGCCGGGCCGCGGCCAGCCGGTCCTCGGCCGTCGCCCGCATGCCCAGGGCCGACGGGTTGGCGGTGACCAGCACGAGCCGCCGCACCCGCTCTGGGTGGCGGGCCGCGTAGAGCGTCGCCAGGCAGCCGCCGGCCGAGTGCGCGAGCAGGTCCATCCGCTCCAGGCCCAGGTGCACGCGCCACGCCTCGACGTCGTCCACCTGCCGGTCGCAGCGGTAGGTGGCCGGGTCGGCCGGGACCGCGGAGTCCCCGGTGCCGCGCAGGTCGAGCAGCGCCAGCCGGCGGTGGGCGGCGAGCCCGCCCAGCTCCCCGAGGTACTCGGAGGCGCGCATCGGACCGCCGGGCAGGACGGCGAGGGTCTCCCCCGTTCCGCGGAGGTGGTAGGCGAGCCGGGTTCCGTCCGGGGCGCTGAAGGTCGGCATGCGGACGATCATGCCGGTCCGCCCGGCCGCCCCGCAACGACGTCCTCGACCCGGCCGGGCCCGGGCCGGCGGGAAAATTCGGGCACACCCCTTGCCCTCGGAGCGGATGGCCTGAATTACTGACCCCGAGGGAATCGACCGAATGATCGGTCGTCCGTAATGCGAGGACGGCGAGGGAGTAGTCCCGATGGCGGATGCGAGGGAGCTGCTGGACGCGGGCGAGAGGCTCGGGGCCGAGGAGCTGCGGGCGCTCCAGCTCGAGCGGCTGCGGGCCTCGCTCCGGCACGCCTACGAGAACGTGCCCTTCTACCGCGAGTCCTTCGACAAGGCCGGCGTCCGCCCCGAGGACTGCCGCTCCCTCGACGACCTGGCGCACTTCCCCTTCGCCACCAAGGCCGACCTGCGGTCGCAGTACCCGTACGGCATGTTCGCCGTGCCCCGCGAGCGCATCCGCCGATTGCACGCCTCCAGCGGCACCACGGGCCTGCCCACGGTGGTCGGCTACACGGAGAACGACCTCTCCATGTGGGCCGACATGGTGGCCCGCTCCCTGCGGGCGGCGGGCGCCCGGCCCGGCGACATCGCGCACGTGGCCTACGGCTACGGCCTGTTCACGGGCGGTCTGGGCGCCCACTACGGCGCCGAGCGCCTGGGCTGCACGGTCGTCCCCGCGTCCGGCGGCATGACGGCCCGGCAGGTCCAGCTCATCCGGGACCTGGAGCCCGACGTCATCATGGTCACCCCGTCGTACATGCTGACCCTGCTGGACGAGTTCGAGCGCCAGGGCGTGGACCCGCGCGGCACCTCGCTGCGGGTGGGTGTGTTCGGGGCCGAGCCGTGGACCGAGCGGATGCGGCAGGAGATCGAGGAGCGGTTCGGGATCGACGCCGTCGACATCTACGGGCTGTCCGAGGTGATCGGTCCGGGCGTGGCGCAGGAGTGCGTGGAGACCAAGGACGGCCTGCACGTGTGGGAGGACCACTTCTACCCCGAGGTCGTCGACCCGATCACCGGCGAGCTGCTGCCGGAGGGCGAGCGGGGTGAGCTGGTGTTCACCTCGCTGACCAAGGAGGCCATGCCGATCGTCCGGTACCGGACGCGGGACCTGACCCGGCTGCTGCCGGGCACGGCCCGGGTGTTCCGGCGCATGGAGAAGATCACCGGGCGCAGCGACGACATGGTGATCCTGCGCGGGGTCAACCTGTTCCCGACCCAGATCGAGGAGATCGTGCTGCGCACCCCCGGTGTCGCGCCGCACTTCCAGCTCCGGCTGTCCCGCGAGGGCCGTATGGACGCGCTCACGGTACGGGCCGAGGCCCGCCCGGGTGCCACGCCCGGGATCCGGCAGGAGGCGGCCCGGTCCATCGCCGCGGCCGTGAAGGACGGCGTCGGGGTCTCCGTGGACGTGGAGATCGTGGAGCCGGAGTCGCTGGAACGCTCCGTCGGCAAGATCCGCCGGATCGTGGACCTGCGCCCCCGCTAGGGCGTGTCCGGTTCGGTGCCTAGTCCCCGAACCGGTCCCGCAGTTCGCGCTTGAGGATCTTGCCGCTGGCGTTGCGCGGCAGCGCGTCGACGAACAGGACCCGCTTGGGTGCCTTGAAGGCGGTGAGCTTCTCCCGTACGTGGGCGACCAGTTGCTCCTCCGTCACCTCGCCGCGGGGGACGACCACCGCCGTCACGGCCTCCACCCAGCGCTCGTCGGGCAGTCCGATCACGGCGGCCTCGGCCACGCACTCGTGGGTGTAGAGGACGTCCTCGACCTGGCGCGAAGCGACCAGCACGCCACCGGAGTTGATGACGTCCTTGACCCGGTCGACGATGGTGAACCAGCCGTCCTCGTCGCGCACCGCGAGGTCGCCGGAGTGGAACCAGCCGTCGCGGAACGCCTCGGCGGTCTCCTCGGGCTTGTTCCAGTAGCCCTCGCACAACTGCGGTGAGCGGTAGACGATTTCCCCGGGGGTGCCGGCCGGCACGTCCTCGCCCTTGTCGTCCACCACGCGGGCGTCCACGAACAGCACGGTCCGGCCGCAGGAGTCGAGGCGGCCCTCGTGCTCGTCGGGGCCGAGCACGGTGGCCAGCGGGCCGATCTCGCTCTGCCCGAAGCAGTTGTAGAAGGCGAGCCCCGGCAGCCGTTCGCGCAGCCGCCGCAGCACCGGCACGGGCATGACCGACGCCCCGTAGTAGGCCTTGCGCAGTCCGCCCAGGTCCCGGACGGCGAAGTCGGACCGGTTCGCCAGGGCGATCCACACCGTCGGCGGTGCGAACAGGCTGTCCACGCGGCCGGCCTCGACCAGGTCGAGGAGGCGGTCACCGTCGGGCGCGTCCAGGACGATGTTCGTCGCGCCGACCGCGAGGTACGGCAGCAGGAACACGTGCATCTGCGCGGAGTGGTAGAGCGGCAGCGCGTGCACCGGCCGGTCGCCCGCGCTCAGGTCGAGGGCGGTGATCGCGCTCAGGTACTCGTGGACCAGGGCCCGGTGGGTCATCATCGCGCCCTTGGGCAGGGCGGTGGTGCCCGAGGTGTACAGCAGTTGCACCAGGTCCTCGGTGCGCGGCCCGGGTCCGTCGTACGGCGGCGCGTCCGCCAGCCGGGTCAGGAAGGAGTCCGCGGTGTCGCGCAGGGGCAGCGCGCGGGCGCCGTCGGGCAGCCGCCCGGCGAGGTCGGGGTCGGTGAGCACCAGGGTGCTGCCGGACTGGCCGAGGAGGTACGCGAGGTCGTCACCGGTCAGGTTCTGGTTGACCGGCACGTGCACCAGACCGGCGCGGGCGCAGCCGAGGAAGGCGAGCACGTAGGCGTCCGAGTTGTGCCCGTAGGCGGCCACCCGGTCCCCGGGGGCGAGTCCCTCGGCTAGCAGGAGGCCCGCCGCCCGGGAGACGGCGTCGTCGAGTTCCCCGTACGTCCAGCTGCGTTCGCCGTACTCCAGCGCCACGCGGGCCGGAGTGCGGCGGGCGCTGCGCCGCAGCACCCCGTCCACGGTGCTGCTGTGTCGCTGCGTCATGACAGCCGATCCTCTGCCCTGCCGGACGCGCGGGTCAAGCACCCTCACACCGGACGTGCGCGGCCTGCCCAGTAGGGGTCGCGCAGCCGCCGCTTGTACAGCTTGCCGTTGGGGTCGCGGGGCATCTCGGCGATGAAGTCGACGCTCCTGGGGCGCTTGTAGCCGGCGAGGCGGTCCGCGCAGTGGTCGAGCAGCGCGGCGGCGAGGGCCGGCCCCGGCTCGTGCCCGGGTGCCGGTTCGACGACGGCCTTGACCTCCTCACCCCAGTCGTCGTGCGGGATGCCGAAGGCGGCGGCGTCGGCGACGGCGGGGTGGGCGAGCAGCGCGGACTCGATCTCGGCCGGGTAGATGTTGACCCCGCCGGAGATGATCATGTCGATCTTGCGGTCGCGCAGGAACAGGTAGCCGTCCTCGTCCAGGTAGCCGAGGTCGCCCACGGTGAAGAAGTCCCCGATGCGGTTCTTGCGTGTCTTGGTCTCGTCCTTGTGGTACGAGAAGCCGCCGGTGCTCATCTTCATGTAGACGGTGCCGAGCCGGCCGGGCGGCAGCCTGTTGCCGTCGTCGTCGAAGACCGCGAGTTCGCTGATGGGCCAGGCCCTGCCGACCGTGCCGGGCTTCTTCAGCCAGTCCTCGGCGGTGGCGAAGGCCCCGCCGCCCTCGCTGGCCGCGTAGTACTCCTCCACGCAGTGGCCCCACCAGTCGATCATGGCCCGCTTGACGTGGTCCGGGCAGGGGGCGGCACCGTGGATGGCGTGCCGCATGGACGACACGTCGTAGCGCGCCCGCACCTCCTCGGGGAGCGCCAGCAGGCGGTGGAACTGGGTGGGGACCATGTGGGTGTGGGTGCACCGGTGGGTGTCGACGAGGCGGAGCATGTCCTCGGGCGTCCATTTGTCCATGAGCACCAGGCGGTGGCCGATGTGCAGGGACGCGCCCGCGAACTGCAGGACGGCCGTGTGGTAGAGCGGCGAGCAGACCAGATGGACGTTGCCGTCGAAGGGCCGGATGCCGAAGATGCCGAGGAAGCCGCCGAGGTAGGCCTCCTCGGGGGCCTTGCCGGGCAGGGGGCGGCGGATGCCGCGCGGGCGTCCGGTCGTACCGGAGGTGTAGTTCATGACCCAGCCGAGCGTGCGGTCGCCGGGGGCCGACGCGGGCTGTCCGTCGAGGAGTTCGGCGTACGGCCGGAAACCCCCGACCGCGCCGACCGCGTACCGGTGGGAGGCGGGGAGCCCGGCCTCGTCGGCGGCCCGGCGTGCCGCTTCGCCGAACCTCTCGTGCGCGACGAGCACCTTGGCGCTGGAGTCGG
Above is a genomic segment from Streptomyces collinus Tu 365 containing:
- a CDS encoding acyl-CoA synthetase: MEYNLADLFESVVDVVPDREALVYLDHPGTGAERRLTYAELDAAANRVAHHLIDSGIRPGEHLGLHLYNGVEYLQTVLGCLKARVVPVNVNYRYVEEELVYLYRDADLVALVFDGEFGDRVAAALPRAPKLRLLLRVGTAAEEVPGATPFTGAEAAASPERGFPARSGDDQFIIYTGGTTGMPKGVMWRQEDLFFAGLGGGAPTGEPVKTPGELAERVAAGGSGITFFPTPPLMHGTSTLTAFIGFGFGQRVVLHRKFVPEEVLRTIERERVTSVSLVGDAMLRPLVDALAGPLKGTDCSALFSVSSSGAVLSETVRRQFRALVPNALLLNNFGSSESGFNGTATEDAGPERGFRVRVNSRTRVVDPVTHEPVAAGAIGRVAQCGHVPLGYYNDPRKTAETFFERDGRRWVLLGDMATVDEEGVVTVLGRGSQCINTGGEKVYPEEVEQALKAHPDVYDALVAGVPDATWGSHVAAVVQLRAGARRLSLGDLQDHCRAHLAGYKIPRRLVLTEDIRRSPSGKADYRWAREVAAADASRR
- a CDS encoding alpha/beta fold hydrolase; the encoded protein is MPTFSAPDGTRLAYHLRGTGETLAVLPGGPMRASEYLGELGGLAAHRRLALLDLRGTGDSAVPADPATYRCDRQVDDVEAWRVHLGLERMDLLAHSAGGCLATLYAARHPERVRRLVLVTANPSALGMRATAEDRLAAARLRSGEPWFAQAFPAFESWLTGDGDFDEVFLPFFYGRWDDAARAHVEPEERQTNDEAGERYFGEGAFTPDATRAALAALAAPVLVYAGEWDGGPRPELARRTAGAFPDATLTVQPGAAHFPWLDDPEHFVREIVAFLDADRATGADPAAARPAPVSGRGRTPS
- the paaK gene encoding phenylacetate--CoA ligase PaaK codes for the protein MADARELLDAGERLGAEELRALQLERLRASLRHAYENVPFYRESFDKAGVRPEDCRSLDDLAHFPFATKADLRSQYPYGMFAVPRERIRRLHASSGTTGLPTVVGYTENDLSMWADMVARSLRAAGARPGDIAHVAYGYGLFTGGLGAHYGAERLGCTVVPASGGMTARQVQLIRDLEPDVIMVTPSYMLTLLDEFERQGVDPRGTSLRVGVFGAEPWTERMRQEIEERFGIDAVDIYGLSEVIGPGVAQECVETKDGLHVWEDHFYPEVVDPITGELLPEGERGELVFTSLTKEAMPIVRYRTRDLTRLLPGTARVFRRMEKITGRSDDMVILRGVNLFPTQIEEIVLRTPGVAPHFQLRLSREGRMDALTVRAEARPGATPGIRQEAARSIAAAVKDGVGVSVDVEIVEPESLERSVGKIRRIVDLRPR
- a CDS encoding acyl-CoA synthetase; the encoded protein is MTQRHSSTVDGVLRRSARRTPARVALEYGERSWTYGELDDAVSRAAGLLLAEGLAPGDRVAAYGHNSDAYVLAFLGCARAGLVHVPVNQNLTGDDLAYLLGQSGSTLVLTDPDLAGRLPDGARALPLRDTADSFLTRLADAPPYDGPGPRTEDLVQLLYTSGTTALPKGAMMTHRALVHEYLSAITALDLSAGDRPVHALPLYHSAQMHVFLLPYLAVGATNIVLDAPDGDRLLDLVEAGRVDSLFAPPTVWIALANRSDFAVRDLGGLRKAYYGASVMPVPVLRRLRERLPGLAFYNCFGQSEIGPLATVLGPDEHEGRLDSCGRTVLFVDARVVDDKGEDVPAGTPGEIVYRSPQLCEGYWNKPEETAEAFRDGWFHSGDLAVRDEDGWFTIVDRVKDVINSGGVLVASRQVEDVLYTHECVAEAAVIGLPDERWVEAVTAVVVPRGEVTEEQLVAHVREKLTAFKAPKRVLFVDALPRNASGKILKRELRDRFGD
- a CDS encoding acyl-CoA synthetase, translated to MTTPPAGFWAQAAQDPERTVLIAPDGEPWTAGRLHADANRLVHGLRTAGLTRGDAFAVVLPNGVEFLTAYLAASQAGFYLVPVNHHLVGPEIAWIVSDSSAKVLVAHERFGEAARRAADEAGLPASHRYAVGAVGGFRPYAELLDGQPASAPGDRTLGWVMNYTSGTTGRPRGIRRPLPGKAPEEAYLGGFLGIFGIRPFDGNVHLVCSPLYHTAVLQFAGASLHIGHRLVLMDKWTPEDMLRLVDTHRCTHTHMVPTQFHRLLALPEEVRARYDVSSMRHAIHGAAPCPDHVKRAMIDWWGHCVEEYYAASEGGGAFATAEDWLKKPGTVGRAWPISELAVFDDDGNRLPPGRLGTVYMKMSTGGFSYHKDETKTRKNRIGDFFTVGDLGYLDEDGYLFLRDRKIDMIISGGVNIYPAEIESALLAHPAVADAAAFGIPHDDWGEEVKAVVEPAPGHEPGPALAAALLDHCADRLAGYKRPRSVDFIAEMPRDPNGKLYKRRLRDPYWAGRARPV